One genomic region from Phragmites australis chromosome 1, lpPhrAust1.1, whole genome shotgun sequence encodes:
- the LOC133924659 gene encoding probable anion transporter 3, chloroplastic isoform X3: protein MVMPLCFWHCKQSSFLWGYLMSPIIGGALVDYYGGKRVMAYGVALWSLATFLSPWAAGRSIWLFLFTRVLLGIAEGVALPSMNNMVLRWFPRTERSSAVAIAMAGFQLGNTIGLLLSPIIMSRTGIFGPFVIFGLFGFLWVLVWIPAISGTPGEHAQISAYELEYITKGQKLVKPQIGNEKQIKVPPFSKLLSKWPTWALICANAMHSWGYFVILSWMPVYFKTIYHVNLREAAWFSAVPWVMMAVLGYVAGVVSDMLIRNGTSITLTRKIMQSIGFLGPGIALLGLNAAKSPITASAWLTIAVGLKSFGHSGFLVNLQEIAPQYAGVLHGMSNTAGTFAAILGTVGAGFFVDRMGSFRGFLILTSLLYFSSAIFWDIFATGERVDFDGTG from the exons ATGGTAATGCCATTGTGTTTTTGGCACTGCAAACAGTCATCCTTCCTTTGGGGATATCTGATGTCGCCGATAATTGGTGGAGCGCTTGTCGACTACTACGGTGGAAAGCGAGTCATGGCTTATGGTGTAGCCTTATGGTCCTTGGCCACATTCCTGTCTCCTTGGGCAGCTGGTCGCTCTATCTGGTTGTTCCTCTTTACTAGAGTTCTGCTGGGTATTGCAGAAGGAGTGGCACTCCCAAGCATGAACAACATGGTGTTGAG GTGGTTTCCTCGCACGGAGCGATCTAGTGCTGTGGCTATTGCAATGGCTGGCTTTCAGCTTGGCAATACCATTGGGTTACTTCTTTCCCCAATTATCATGTCACGAACTGGAATTTTTGGACCCTTTGTGATATTTGGATTATTCGGATTTCTGTGGGTGTTGGTATGGATACCGGCTATATCTGGCACACCTGGTGAACATGCACAGATATCAGCATATGAACTAGAGTATATAACCAAGGGTCAGAAATTGGTGAAACCTCAAATTGGaaatgaaaaacaaataaaagttCCCCCTTTCAGCAAATTACTTTCCAAATGGCCAACATGGGCTTTGATTTGTGCAAATGCCATGCATAGTTGG GGTTATTTCGTCATCCTTTCATGGATGCCAGTCTATTTCAAGACA ATATATCATGTTAATCTGAGAGAAGCTGCATGGTTCAGTGCAGTCCCCTGGGTGATGATGGCAGTTTTAGGCTATGTGGCTGGTGTTGTCTCGGACATGCTTATTAGAAATGGTACAAGCATTACTTTAACACGGAAGATAATGCAG TCAATTGGCTTTCTGGGTCCTGGTATTGCTCTTCTTGGTCTGAATGCAGCAAAGAGTCCAATCACTGCTTCAGCTTGGCTTACAATTGCTGTTGGATTGAAATCCTTCGGCCACTCAGGTTTCTTAGTAAATTTACAG GAGATTGCTCCACAGTATGCCGGTGTGCTACATG GAATGTCAAATACAGCTGGAACATTTGCTGCCATTTTAGGAACTGTTGGAGCAGGGTTTTTTGTTGATCGGATGGGTTCTTTCCGTGGATTTTTGATATTGACATCGCTTCTATACTTCAGTAGTGCTATTTTCTGGGATATCTTTGCTACTGGAGAGCGTGTTGATTTTGATGGCACTGGCTAG
- the LOC133924691 gene encoding uncharacterized protein LOC133924691 gives MQRLQNRLLSSLRAAFSLRRRLFLCTTATSPAPFVAESYLVANCGLTPSQALKASKSLSNLKSSDQLDAVRAFLADLSLSKADVASTIARSPRFLCCNVEQTLAPRVSQLRDIGLSTPQIARLAPLAPGVFVSPAHASRLAFYMSFLGSFDKVHAAIRRNTQLLSRSLESAVKPNIVLLRQCGLAVRDIAQVFVLVPRLLAGSQERLKAVIARAEDLGVPRGTPMFRYALVVAYSVRLESATAKMELLKSLGWSSCQVAMAVAKMPSILSSSEDRLRRAVDFLTKEAGVEVEAIARAPAMLKFSIEGRLVPRLNVLKLLKEKGLPGGDRGFYNAVCMSDETFLNTFVRPNEASLPPGLTDAHAAALAGKAPTRAAS, from the coding sequence ATGCAACGCCTCCAAAACCGTCTCCTTTCCTCCCTCCGCGCCGCCTtctccctccgccgccgtctCTTCCTCTGTACCACCGCCACATCACCGGCCCCCTTCGTCGCCGAGAGCTACCTCGTCGCCAACTGTGGCCTCACACCATCGCAAGCCCTCAAAGCCTCGAAATCCCTCTCCAACCTCAAGAGCTCCGACCAGCTCGACGCCGTCCGCGCCTTCCTCGCCGATCTCAGCCTCTCCAAAGCCGATGTCGCCTCCACCATCGCCCGGAGCCCTCGGTTCCTCTGCTGCAACGTGGAACAAACGCTCGCCCCCCGCGTCTCCCAGCTCCGCGACATCGGTCTCTCCACTCCCCAGATCGCCCGCCTCGCCCCTCTCGCCCCCGGCGTCTTTGTCAGCCCCGCGCACGCCTCCCGCCTCGCGTTCTACATGTCCTTCTTGGGCTCCTTCGATAAGGTGCACGCCGCCATCAGGAGGAACACCCAGCTCCTCAGCCGGAGCCTCGAGAGCGCGGTCAAGCCAAACATCGTGTTACTGCGTCAATGCGGCTTAGCTGTTCGTGATATTGCCCAGGTGTTCGTCCTGGTCCCGCGGCTGCTTGCCGGATCCCAGGAGCGTCTCAAGGCCGTCATAGCGCGCGCCGAGGATCTCGGCGTGCCCCGGGGCACACCAATGTTCCGTTACGCCCTCGTCGTGGCATACTCTGTCCGGCTGGAGAGCGCCACCGCCAAGATGGAGCTGCTGAAGTCGCTCGGCTGGTCCAGCTGTCAGGTGGCGATGGCGGTGGCCAAGATGCCGTCCATATTGAGTAGTTCCGAGGACCGGCTGCGGCGTGCGGTGGATTTCCTCACCAAGGAGGCTGGCGTAGAGGTGGAGGCCATCGCGCGGGCACCAGCGATGCTCAAGTTCAGCATCGAGGGGAGGCTGGTACCCCGGCTCAACGTGCTGAAGCTTCTCAAGGAGAAGGGGCTGCCGGGGGGCGACCGGGGCTTCTACAACGCGGTCTGCATGAGCGACGAGACGTTTCTGAATACCTTTGTGCGTCCTAACGAGGCGAGCCTCCCACCCGGCCTCACTGATGCTCACGCTGCTGCCCTTGCTGGGAAAGCACCGACCAGAGCTGCATCGTGA
- the LOC133924659 gene encoding probable anion transporter 3, chloroplastic isoform X2: protein MTPPGQLLPLTRTLLPPPAPPILPRRRSGCPSAAHARAPPPLPWRPHRGCLLPPAPLQLFRAPTRPAPAPAPPGASAAGGGEAQAAAAAEFVTSERVKVAAMLGLALALCNADRVVMSVAIVPLSQAYGWTTSFGGIVQSSFLWGYLMSPIIGGALVDYYGGKRVMAYGVALWSLATFLSPWAAGRSIWLFLFTRVLLGIAEGVALPSMNNMVLRWFPRTERSSAVAIAMAGFQLGNTIGLLLSPIIMSRTGIFGPFVIFGLFGFLWVLVWIPAISGTPGEHAQISAYELEYITKGQKLVKPQIGNEKQIKVPPFSKLLSKWPTWALICANAMHSWGYFVILSWMPVYFKTIYHVNLREAAWFSAVPWVMMAVLGYVAGVVSDMLIRNGTSITLTRKIMQSIGFLGPGIALLGLNAAKSPITASAWLTIAVGLKSFGHSGFLVNLQFSSSFPI, encoded by the exons ATGACGCCTCCCGGCCAACTGCTCCCCTTGACCCGCACGCTTCTACCCCCTCCTGCACCTCCcatcctcccccgccgccgcagcgggtGCCCGTCTGCGGCGCACGCCCGAGCCCCGCCTCCGCTTCCATGGCGACCTCACCGCGGCTGCCTCCTGCCACCTGCTCCTCTTCAGCTGTTCCGGGCTCCGACCAGGCCCGCTCCCGCCCCGGCGCCTCCCGGGGCTTCGGCAGCTGGCGGAGGCGAGGCTcaggctgctgcggcggcggagtTCGTGACGTCTGAGAGGGTGAAGGTGGCGGCGATGCTGGGGCTGGCCCTTGCGCTCTGCAACGCCGACCGCGTCGTCATGTCCGTCGCCATCGTGCCGCTCTCCCAGGCGTACGGATGGACCACTTCATTTGGAGGCATCGTGCAG TCATCCTTCCTTTGGGGATATCTGATGTCGCCGATAATTGGTGGAGCGCTTGTCGACTACTACGGTGGAAAGCGAGTCATGGCTTATGGTGTAGCCTTATGGTCCTTGGCCACATTCCTGTCTCCTTGGGCAGCTGGTCGCTCTATCTGGTTGTTCCTCTTTACTAGAGTTCTGCTGGGTATTGCAGAAGGAGTGGCACTCCCAAGCATGAACAACATGGTGTTGAG GTGGTTTCCTCGCACGGAGCGATCTAGTGCTGTGGCTATTGCAATGGCTGGCTTTCAGCTTGGCAATACCATTGGGTTACTTCTTTCCCCAATTATCATGTCACGAACTGGAATTTTTGGACCCTTTGTGATATTTGGATTATTCGGATTTCTGTGGGTGTTGGTATGGATACCGGCTATATCTGGCACACCTGGTGAACATGCACAGATATCAGCATATGAACTAGAGTATATAACCAAGGGTCAGAAATTGGTGAAACCTCAAATTGGaaatgaaaaacaaataaaagttCCCCCTTTCAGCAAATTACTTTCCAAATGGCCAACATGGGCTTTGATTTGTGCAAATGCCATGCATAGTTGG GGTTATTTCGTCATCCTTTCATGGATGCCAGTCTATTTCAAGACA ATATATCATGTTAATCTGAGAGAAGCTGCATGGTTCAGTGCAGTCCCCTGGGTGATGATGGCAGTTTTAGGCTATGTGGCTGGTGTTGTCTCGGACATGCTTATTAGAAATGGTACAAGCATTACTTTAACACGGAAGATAATGCAG TCAATTGGCTTTCTGGGTCCTGGTATTGCTCTTCTTGGTCTGAATGCAGCAAAGAGTCCAATCACTGCTTCAGCTTGGCTTACAATTGCTGTTGGATTGAAATCCTTCGGCCACTCAGGTTTCTTAGTAAATTTACAG TTTAGCTCTTCTTTTCCCATCTGA
- the LOC133924700 gene encoding sedoheptulose-1,7-bisphosphatase, chloroplastic-like, with amino-acid sequence METVAAASYAGRAGATRSPACCAAMSFSQSYRPKASRPPTTFYGESVPVNTARPLSARQSKASSRAALNTRCEIGDSLEEFLTKATPDKNLIRLLICMGEAMRTIAFKVRTASCGGTACVNSFGDEQLAVDMIANKLLFDSLEYSHVCKYACSEEVPELQDMGGPVEGGFSVAFDPLDGSSIVDTNFTVGTIFGVWPGDKLTGVTGADQVAAAMGIYGPRTTYIIALKDCPGTHEFLLLDEGKWQHVKDTTSIGEGKMFSPGNLRATFDNPDYDKLINYYVKEKYTLRYTGGMVPDVNQIIVKEKGIFTNVTSPSAKAKLRLLFEVAPLGFLIEKAGGHSSDGKQSVLDKVINELDERTQVAYGSKNEIIRFEETLYGSSRLTAGATVGAAA; translated from the exons ATGGAGACCGTCGCGGCGGCAAGCTATGCCGGCAGGGCCGGCGCCACGCGCTCTCCGGCCTGCTGCGCTGCCATGTCCTTCTCGCAGTCGTACAGGCCAAAG GCTTCCAGGCCGCCGACCACGTTCTACGGCGAGTCGGTGCCGGTGAACACAGCGCGGCCGCTCTCGGCGAGGCAGTCCAAGGCGTCGAGCCGCGCGGCGCTCAACACCCGGTGCGAGATCGGGGACAGCCTG GAGGAGTTCTTGACCAAGGCGACGCCGGACAAGAACCTCATCAGGCTGCTGATCTGCATGGGGGAGGCGATGAGGACGATCGCGTTCAAAGTCCGGACGGCGTCCTGCGGCGGCACGGCGTGCGTCAACTCCTTCGGCGACGAGCAGCTCGCCGTCGACATGATCGCCAACAAGCTCCTCTTTGAT TCGTTGGAATACTCCCACGTCTGCAAGTATGCGTGCTCCGAGGAGGTCCCTGAACTGCAAGACATGGGTGGCCCAGTTGAAG GTGGTTTCAGTGTCGCATTCGATCCCCTTGACGGTTCCAGCATTGTCGACACCAACTTCACCGTCGGAACCATCTTTGGTGTCTGGCCCGGTGACAAGCTGACGGGAGTCACCGGTGCTGATCAGGTCGCTGCTGCGATGGGCATCTACGGCCCTCGCACGACTTACATTATCGCCCTCAAGGACTGCCCTGGGACACACGAGttccttcttcttgacgaaG GTAAATGGCAGCATGTCAAGGACACCACATCCATTGGGGAAGGGAAAATGTTCTCTCCTGGTAATTTGAGGGCAACATTCGATAACCCTGATTACGACAAG CTCATCAACTACTACGTCAAGGAGAAGTACACATTGCGTTACACTGGAGGAATGGTTCCTGATGTCAACCAG ATCATAGTTAAAGAGAAGGGCATCTTCACCAACGTGACGTCCCCCTCGGCGAAGGCCAAGCTGCGGCTTCTGTTCGAGGTGGCGCCGCTGGGCTTCTTGATAGAGAAGGCCGGCGGGCACAGCAGCGACGGCAAGCAGTCGGTTCTGGACAAGGTGATCAACGAACTCGACGAACGGACCCAGGTTGCCTACGGGTCTAAGAACGAGATCATCCGGTTCGAGGAGACGCTCTACGGCTCCTCTAGGCTCACCGCCGGCGCCACCGTTGGCGCTGCCGCCTAA
- the LOC133924659 gene encoding probable anion transporter 3, chloroplastic isoform X1, with translation MTPPGQLLPLTRTLLPPPAPPILPRRRSGCPSAAHARAPPPLPWRPHRGCLLPPAPLQLFRAPTRPAPAPAPPGASAAGGGEAQAAAAAEFVTSERVKVAAMLGLALALCNADRVVMSVAIVPLSQAYGWTTSFGGIVQSSFLWGYLMSPIIGGALVDYYGGKRVMAYGVALWSLATFLSPWAAGRSIWLFLFTRVLLGIAEGVALPSMNNMVLRWFPRTERSSAVAIAMAGFQLGNTIGLLLSPIIMSRTGIFGPFVIFGLFGFLWVLVWIPAISGTPGEHAQISAYELEYITKGQKLVKPQIGNEKQIKVPPFSKLLSKWPTWALICANAMHSWGYFVILSWMPVYFKTIYHVNLREAAWFSAVPWVMMAVLGYVAGVVSDMLIRNGTSITLTRKIMQSIGFLGPGIALLGLNAAKSPITASAWLTIAVGLKSFGHSGFLVNLQEIAPQYAGVLHGMSNTAGTFAAILGTVGAGFFVDRMGSFRGFLILTSLLYFSSAIFWDIFATGERVDFDGTG, from the exons ATGACGCCTCCCGGCCAACTGCTCCCCTTGACCCGCACGCTTCTACCCCCTCCTGCACCTCCcatcctcccccgccgccgcagcgggtGCCCGTCTGCGGCGCACGCCCGAGCCCCGCCTCCGCTTCCATGGCGACCTCACCGCGGCTGCCTCCTGCCACCTGCTCCTCTTCAGCTGTTCCGGGCTCCGACCAGGCCCGCTCCCGCCCCGGCGCCTCCCGGGGCTTCGGCAGCTGGCGGAGGCGAGGCTcaggctgctgcggcggcggagtTCGTGACGTCTGAGAGGGTGAAGGTGGCGGCGATGCTGGGGCTGGCCCTTGCGCTCTGCAACGCCGACCGCGTCGTCATGTCCGTCGCCATCGTGCCGCTCTCCCAGGCGTACGGATGGACCACTTCATTTGGAGGCATCGTGCAG TCATCCTTCCTTTGGGGATATCTGATGTCGCCGATAATTGGTGGAGCGCTTGTCGACTACTACGGTGGAAAGCGAGTCATGGCTTATGGTGTAGCCTTATGGTCCTTGGCCACATTCCTGTCTCCTTGGGCAGCTGGTCGCTCTATCTGGTTGTTCCTCTTTACTAGAGTTCTGCTGGGTATTGCAGAAGGAGTGGCACTCCCAAGCATGAACAACATGGTGTTGAG GTGGTTTCCTCGCACGGAGCGATCTAGTGCTGTGGCTATTGCAATGGCTGGCTTTCAGCTTGGCAATACCATTGGGTTACTTCTTTCCCCAATTATCATGTCACGAACTGGAATTTTTGGACCCTTTGTGATATTTGGATTATTCGGATTTCTGTGGGTGTTGGTATGGATACCGGCTATATCTGGCACACCTGGTGAACATGCACAGATATCAGCATATGAACTAGAGTATATAACCAAGGGTCAGAAATTGGTGAAACCTCAAATTGGaaatgaaaaacaaataaaagttCCCCCTTTCAGCAAATTACTTTCCAAATGGCCAACATGGGCTTTGATTTGTGCAAATGCCATGCATAGTTGG GGTTATTTCGTCATCCTTTCATGGATGCCAGTCTATTTCAAGACA ATATATCATGTTAATCTGAGAGAAGCTGCATGGTTCAGTGCAGTCCCCTGGGTGATGATGGCAGTTTTAGGCTATGTGGCTGGTGTTGTCTCGGACATGCTTATTAGAAATGGTACAAGCATTACTTTAACACGGAAGATAATGCAG TCAATTGGCTTTCTGGGTCCTGGTATTGCTCTTCTTGGTCTGAATGCAGCAAAGAGTCCAATCACTGCTTCAGCTTGGCTTACAATTGCTGTTGGATTGAAATCCTTCGGCCACTCAGGTTTCTTAGTAAATTTACAG GAGATTGCTCCACAGTATGCCGGTGTGCTACATG GAATGTCAAATACAGCTGGAACATTTGCTGCCATTTTAGGAACTGTTGGAGCAGGGTTTTTTGTTGATCGGATGGGTTCTTTCCGTGGATTTTTGATATTGACATCGCTTCTATACTTCAGTAGTGCTATTTTCTGGGATATCTTTGCTACTGGAGAGCGTGTTGATTTTGATGGCACTGGCTAG